TCCATTTATCATTTGAAATTTCTATTTTTTCAAAAATTAATTCAATATTACTTTAATTCTTATCAGATTAAATCCATTCTGGTTGCAACAACCTTTTTCAACGTGTAAAATTGAAACTATTGACTCATTCAAAATCATTTAAAGGGAAAGGAGAGATTGAAATGGAAAAACGTTATGAAGAACTCAAAAAAGCTGAAAAAGGAGCGATCCGTAGTATTGTTGCTTATGTTTTCCTATCGCTTTTAAAAATTATTGTAGGAAATCTTTTTCATTCCGTTTCTTTACTTGCAGATGGATTCAACAACTTAACAGATGTCATTTCTTCGATTGCTATTTTGATTGGTTTACGAACAGCCAGAAGACCTGCGGACGATAACCATCCGTATGGGCATTGGAAAGCTGAAACGATCGGTAGCTTAGTCACTTCTTTTATTATGCTTTTAGTTGGATTTCAATTAGCTTATTCCAGTATTAATCATCTCTTCAGCCGAGAGCAGCTTCCTATACCTGATGGCAGAACAGCTCTTGTCGGCCTATTTTCTACAATTGTAATGTTTAGTGTTTATCTAGCCAATATCCGTTTAGCTAAAGAAGTTCGAAGTAGCGGATTAAGAGCCGCTGCTAAAGATAATCTAGCAGATGCTTTGGTCAGTTTAGGAACTTCCATAGCAATTGTTGGTACCATCTTCAAATTATATTGGTTAGACAGTGCAATGGCAATTATTGTTGCTTTAATTATCTTAAAAAATGGTTTTGAAATTTTTAGAGATAGTAGTTTCAAATTATCAGATGGATTTGAAACGGAAGAGCTAGAACTATACCGTCAAAATATTTTAACGATTCCCGACGTGATGGACGTAGGTGAATTGAAAGCTCGTAGTTATGGAACGAATATATATGTCGATGTAACCATCAAAGTTGCTGGCAGCCTTTCTGTTGAAGAAGGACATCGCATTACTGAAGAAGTAGAAGAGCTTCTTTCTGCCCGTTATGGTATTCAAGATATTGATGTACATGTAGAACCAATAGAAAAAATCCAAGCAGATCACTGAGGAATCAGAACCTTTGATAATCAGTGATCTGCTTTTTTTTATGTATGTAAATCTATCAAATACTCTTCCCATATTTCTTGCAGTAATTCGCCACTACTTTCCTGAAAGATTAAATCAAAGGATTGCAAGCTAGGTACACTGGTTCGATTGATTAAGACAGAATGTTCTCCACTAAATGCATCCAAAAGGCCCGCTGCTGGATAAACATTCAATCCTGTTCCAATTACGATCAACAAATCAGCCTCTGCTATGGCCTCCCACGCTTTTTGAAAGACTTCTTCATCCAAAGGCTCGCCATATAAGACAATATCGGGACGAATCAGTTCTCCCTTTTGATTACGTGCAATTCCTTTTTCATCCCATACCCTTTCTTCTGTTGCAACGGGTTCATTAAAATGATGGACTTTCCATTTACTAGCATTTCCGTGAACGGGCCAAACATGACTAACACCTGTGGCCTGATGAAGATGATCAATGTTTTGAGTGATGATATCTACTTTTTTACCACTCTCTTCTAATTTTTTAAAAAAGATATGCCCAAAGTTCGGTTGTGCATCTGGAAACTCCAATGTTTTTCGATAATTTTTGAAAAAGAGTTCCGGATAACGTTCTAAGAAATCTACATGAAGAGCTTCTTCACCAGAATATTGCATTTTACTTAATTGATCATAAATTCCTCCTGAAGATCGAAAGTCAGGAATTCCACTTTCTGTACTAATACCTGCCCCAGTAAAAGCTACAATGTGTTTTGCTTCTTTAATCATAGTAGCTAGTTGTACTTTCGTATCCATTTTCTATCTCTCCTCAAATATTTATTATTTTTTCTCTTTTTCCCACTGCATCAACCATTCTTTTTCACCAGTAGGTTCATCTATCATTCTTTCTTTGAATTTAAATCCATTTTGTTTATAAAATTGACAGGCACGTTCATTTTTTTCGTACACTTTTAATTGAATTATTTTTCTATCACATTTCACATACTCGATTAATTTTTTCCCATAGCCTCGTCCTTGAGAGTCGGGAAACACGAACAAAGCGGATAAGTAATTTCCCATCATCGAAACAAACCCTTTCACCTTGTCATCTGCTAAAATAATCAAATTTTCAGATAAAGGAAGATATAATCCCCGAATCGATTCTTTATTTTCCAGCCAATAGTCTGCACTAATAAATGAATGTGATTCAAGGGAGACATCTAACCAAAGATTGGTTAACTCATCAAGCTCTTCTTCTTTTGCTTCTCTAATCTCCACAAATCCACCTCTTATACTCTTTGAGTCTTTCTTCACATATCTAGTATACCGTATAAGTTACATTTTTTTAAGCTTTGAATATTGAAGAAGTACACTCTTTCAATAGTTATGAACAAAATAAAAAGCAACCCTTGAATGTGGCTACCCTTTATTTTTAATCATTTATCATTTTTTATTTAATTAAGCCTGCATTTTCCAAATATGCTTTAGCTACATCTGCAGGATTTAACCCTTCTACGTTTACTTGATAGTTCATCTCTCTCATTTCACTATCCATTATTTTTCCTGAAAGCTTATTCAGTGCTTCGACAACGTCAGGATTCTCTTCAGCTGTTTCTTTTCTCATCAATGGTGCCCCTTGATAAGGCGGAAATAACTTCTGGTCGTCTTCTAGAACCGTTAATCCGTATTCACGCAATTCACTATCCGTTGAATAAGCATCCATCAAATTAATTTCACCACTTTCAATTGCTGTATAGCGTAGTTTGGGTTCCATCGTTACTAAATTGTC
The Jeotgalibaca sp. MA1X17-3 genome window above contains:
- a CDS encoding cation diffusion facilitator family transporter — protein: MEKRYEELKKAEKGAIRSIVAYVFLSLLKIIVGNLFHSVSLLADGFNNLTDVISSIAILIGLRTARRPADDNHPYGHWKAETIGSLVTSFIMLLVGFQLAYSSINHLFSREQLPIPDGRTALVGLFSTIVMFSVYLANIRLAKEVRSSGLRAAAKDNLADALVSLGTSIAIVGTIFKLYWLDSAMAIIVALIILKNGFEIFRDSSFKLSDGFETEELELYRQNILTIPDVMDVGELKARSYGTNIYVDVTIKVAGSLSVEEGHRITEEVEELLSARYGIQDIDVHVEPIEKIQADH
- a CDS encoding NAD-dependent protein deacylase, translating into MDTKVQLATMIKEAKHIVAFTGAGISTESGIPDFRSSGGIYDQLSKMQYSGEEALHVDFLERYPELFFKNYRKTLEFPDAQPNFGHIFFKKLEESGKKVDIITQNIDHLHQATGVSHVWPVHGNASKWKVHHFNEPVATEERVWDEKGIARNQKGELIRPDIVLYGEPLDEEVFQKAWEAIAEADLLIVIGTGLNVYPAAGLLDAFSGEHSVLINRTSVPSLQSFDLIFQESSGELLQEIWEEYLIDLHT
- a CDS encoding N-acetyltransferase, which codes for MEIREAKEEELDELTNLWLDVSLESHSFISADYWLENKESIRGLYLPLSENLIILADDKVKGFVSMMGNYLSALFVFPDSQGRGYGKKLIEYVKCDRKIIQLKVYEKNERACQFYKQNGFKFKERMIDEPTGEKEWLMQWEKEKK